One genomic segment of Rhizobium gallicum bv. gallicum R602sp includes these proteins:
- a CDS encoding VOC family protein, with the protein MSNSQEHIKTVVETPRTQTIDMKLEIVVIPVSDVDRAKGFYSDLGWRLDADFAADEGFRVIQFTPPGSGCSVIFGQNVTAAAPGSARGLYLIVSDITAARRELLGRGVEVSEVFHDASGVYAGTDEPYLFGQLRIPGPDPEHRSYRSFASFSDPDGNGWLLQEITARLPGRVDADATTFTSSTELAAALRRAATAHGEHEKLTGEYDEGWPDWYAEYIVSEQAGNQLPS; encoded by the coding sequence ATGAGTAACAGCCAGGAGCACATCAAAACGGTTGTCGAGACCCCGAGAACGCAGACGATCGACATGAAGCTGGAGATCGTCGTTATTCCTGTTTCGGATGTGGATCGCGCCAAGGGCTTTTACAGCGATCTGGGTTGGAGGCTCGACGCCGACTTCGCCGCCGATGAGGGCTTTCGGGTAATCCAGTTTACGCCGCCTGGCTCCGGGTGCTCGGTTATCTTCGGCCAGAACGTCACTGCAGCAGCACCCGGCTCCGCGCGGGGCTTGTACCTGATCGTCTCCGATATCACTGCCGCCCGACGCGAGTTGCTTGGGCGTGGGGTCGAGGTCAGCGAGGTGTTTCACGACGCTAGCGGCGTCTACGCTGGCACCGACGAACCCTACCTGTTTGGGCAGCTCCGGATCCCTGGTCCGGATCCCGAGCACCGCAGCTACCGCTCGTTCGCCTCATTCAGCGATCCAGATGGCAACGGCTGGTTGCTCCAGGAGATTACCGCCCGATTGCCCGGACGCGTGGACGCCGACGCCACGACATTCACCTCGTCGACAGAGCTCGCGGCAGCCCTCCGGCGTGCGGCTACCGCGCATGGCGAGCACGAGAAGCTGACGGGCGAGTACGATGAGGGCTGGCCGGACTGGTACGCCGAGTACATTGTCAGCGAGCAGGCCGGCAATCAGCTGCCATCGTAA
- the cysQ gene encoding 3'(2'),5'-bisphosphate nucleotidase CysQ: protein MLAIFEKAALEAGRTIIAIFDEGCAVATKADSSPVTRADEEAERIILAHLARSYPDIPVIAEESVAAGHVPDIEGKAFFLVDPLDGTREFVDRRREFTVNIAYVEHGVPHAGIVYAPALGIAFAGKAGHAEKLLVGSDFKVTERIAITVRPPPAKRLALASRSHKNPATDSFLIEQAISECTNIGSSLKFCLLAEGKADVYPRFGRTMEWDTAAGDAILRAAGGTTVTMDGLPLTYGKTGDKADFDFANPDFISWGGKEMAVRMQMASGETP from the coding sequence ATGTTAGCGATATTCGAAAAGGCGGCGCTTGAGGCGGGTAGAACGATCATCGCGATCTTCGACGAAGGGTGCGCTGTCGCGACGAAAGCTGATTCAAGTCCCGTGACCCGCGCGGATGAAGAAGCGGAGCGGATCATCCTTGCCCATCTTGCACGCAGCTATCCAGATATTCCGGTGATTGCCGAAGAATCGGTGGCGGCCGGCCACGTGCCGGATATCGAGGGTAAGGCTTTCTTCCTTGTCGACCCACTCGACGGCACGCGCGAATTTGTCGACAGGCGGCGGGAATTCACGGTCAACATTGCCTATGTGGAGCATGGCGTGCCGCATGCGGGCATCGTATATGCACCGGCACTCGGTATTGCTTTTGCAGGCAAGGCAGGACACGCGGAAAAACTCCTCGTCGGCAGCGATTTTAAAGTGACTGAACGCATTGCAATCACGGTCCGCCCACCACCTGCCAAGCGCCTCGCTCTTGCCAGCCGCAGCCACAAAAATCCCGCGACCGACAGCTTTCTCATCGAGCAGGCGATCTCCGAATGCACCAATATCGGCTCTTCGCTGAAATTCTGCCTGCTTGCCGAGGGAAAGGCCGACGTCTATCCGCGCTTCGGCCGGACGATGGAATGGGACACGGCGGCGGGCGACGCGATCCTGCGCGCTGCGGGCGGCACGACCGTTACCATGGACGGATTACCGCTGACCTACGGCAAAACCGGCGACAAGGCGGATTTCGACTTCGCCAATCCCGACTTCATCTCCTGGGGTGGCAAGGAAATGGCTGTGCGGATGCAAATGGCCTCGGGCGAAACCCCTTAA
- a CDS encoding DUF3450 domain-containing protein has protein sequence MAKESSSTASSANKADENLIGNAEGNGLNFMAAQAREGGISGDAVGVDKIRDLLFGNQMQDYDRRFSKLEDRFLQRFKDVESEAKRNLETYESNAKKQVESLAAQLRSEKDARAEADKEIDRNLREQNQALEKQVRALSDQLSELERDVADRINRSDHLLREEIKQKNESIQMLMEKMFSDLSNVKTDRNLLAGLFVEVAKCINQDSGGSKSKLGT, from the coding sequence ATGGCAAAGGAATCTTCGAGTACCGCTTCTTCTGCGAATAAGGCGGACGAAAATCTGATAGGTAATGCAGAGGGAAACGGGCTGAACTTCATGGCGGCCCAGGCCCGCGAGGGCGGGATCTCCGGTGACGCCGTAGGTGTCGACAAGATACGCGATCTGCTGTTCGGCAACCAGATGCAGGACTATGACCGCCGTTTTTCCAAGCTTGAAGACCGGTTCTTGCAGCGCTTCAAGGATGTCGAATCCGAGGCCAAGCGCAATCTTGAAACGTACGAGTCAAATGCAAAGAAGCAGGTCGAATCGCTCGCGGCGCAATTGCGGAGCGAAAAAGATGCACGAGCCGAGGCCGACAAGGAGATTGACCGGAATCTTCGCGAGCAAAATCAGGCACTTGAAAAGCAGGTGCGCGCGTTGTCGGATCAATTGAGCGAGCTTGAGCGCGACGTTGCGGACCGGATAAATCGAAGCGATCATTTGCTGCGTGAGGAAATCAAGCAAAAGAATGAAAGCATTCAGATGCTAATGGAGAAAATGTTTTCCGATCTCAGCAACGTCAAGACCGACAGAAATCTTTTGGCTGGCCTGTTTGTCGAGGTTGCAAAATGCATAAATCAGGATTCCGGCGGTAGCAAGAGCAAACTCGGAACGTAG
- a CDS encoding OmpA family protein — MTSTVDPIRLPQRAASNDTEIDRAALAILLVEIARNIDPDHHASFDGIPTADRRMETLRQLLVGREISELSRVTHLLGEPEQLAEAVGGILPSAAARAPRAQLGEALAPAVERAVQRSIQKSPGTLTDILYPVFLPAIRKSIGEKIDQTFQSLNETLRHIFTWHGLKWRFESWRTGASFSEVVLKHSLVYRVEHVFLINRNSGLLIAHVTADNATSEDPQLISSMLSAIQDFVKDSFNEKEQSGLDTIRFGELRLWSEVGPFATLVAVIRGNPPEELHEIVRDVLLRIHDEYSQALEQFDGDGSQLAGIETQLQTCVELKQEDSNQGFPWLVVAAVLLVLIPAGGWFFLSWQSGQRWQAYVSRLGTQPGIIVAEQKVRDGQFYITGLRDPLGADPQSLLSGTHVDPARVHSQWQFYQSLEPEFVLKRLTASLAPPDTVRLSIVKDRIVAEGEAPDTWIDRARAAARQLSAGGPEFDISKVRDVSPEARAAEHWQYYVSRLEAQPGIIVAQQTARGGQFYISGLRDPLGADPQSLLSGTHVDPARVHSQWQFYQSLEPEFVLKRLTASLAPPDTVRLSIVKDRIVAEGEAPDTWIDRARAAARQLSAGGPEFDISKVRDVSPEARAAEHWQYYVSRLEAQPGIIVAEQKVRDGQFYISGLRDPLGADPQSLLSGTHVDPARVHSQWQFYQSLEPEFVLKRLTASLAPPDTVRLSTVKDRIVAEGEAPDTWIDRARAAARQLSAGGPEFDISKVRDVSPEARAAEHWQYYVSRLEAQPGIIVAEQKVRDGQFYISGLRDPLGADPQSLLSGTHVDPARVHSQWQFYQSLEPEFVLKRLTASLAPPKSVLLSIVQGRIVAEGEAPANWINRARAAAEQLSADGVVLDVSQLRELNLAEFNYLREAIQATDIFFYSGKAVPGPEQMPVIDRLADQIKEFAQNARKSGVTARFMLTGHADATGRETPNVSISAARAETVRALLNKRGVAPELLLVRGAGTFEPVVPENSRTGSSTNRRVSITVNLE, encoded by the coding sequence TTGACGTCGACCGTCGACCCAATCAGGCTTCCTCAAAGAGCCGCCTCGAACGATACCGAAATCGATCGCGCGGCTCTGGCTATTCTTTTGGTCGAAATTGCCCGGAACATTGATCCGGACCATCATGCGAGTTTCGACGGAATTCCAACCGCCGATCGTCGCATGGAAACGCTGCGCCAGTTGCTGGTCGGCCGCGAAATTTCGGAGCTTTCACGAGTTACCCATCTGCTGGGCGAACCGGAGCAGCTTGCGGAAGCAGTGGGCGGCATTCTTCCCAGTGCAGCCGCACGGGCGCCTCGTGCGCAGCTCGGCGAGGCCCTTGCGCCAGCCGTCGAGAGGGCTGTGCAACGGTCGATCCAGAAGAGCCCGGGCACGCTGACGGATATATTATACCCGGTGTTTCTGCCGGCAATTCGCAAGTCGATCGGGGAAAAGATCGACCAGACCTTTCAGTCGCTGAATGAAACTTTAAGACATATATTTACCTGGCATGGGCTCAAGTGGAGATTTGAATCTTGGAGAACTGGTGCCAGCTTCTCGGAAGTTGTTCTGAAGCATTCTCTTGTCTATCGTGTAGAACATGTCTTTCTCATTAACCGAAATTCCGGGCTTTTGATCGCGCATGTAACTGCCGATAATGCAACGAGCGAGGATCCTCAACTCATTTCTTCGATGCTCAGTGCAATTCAAGACTTTGTTAAAGACTCATTTAACGAGAAAGAACAGAGCGGCCTGGACACTATCCGCTTTGGGGAGCTTCGTCTCTGGTCAGAAGTTGGACCGTTTGCGACCTTGGTTGCGGTGATCCGGGGAAATCCGCCAGAGGAATTACATGAAATAGTTCGCGATGTGTTGCTTCGCATCCATGATGAATACTCACAGGCTTTAGAGCAGTTTGACGGCGACGGTTCTCAGTTAGCCGGCATAGAGACGCAGTTGCAGACCTGCGTTGAACTGAAGCAGGAGGACTCAAACCAGGGATTTCCGTGGCTGGTGGTGGCTGCAGTCCTGCTGGTTTTGATTCCGGCAGGCGGTTGGTTCTTTCTTTCCTGGCAATCCGGGCAGCGCTGGCAGGCCTATGTGTCGCGACTGGGGACCCAGCCGGGCATCATCGTTGCCGAACAAAAGGTGCGCGATGGCCAATTCTATATTACCGGCCTGAGAGACCCGCTTGGCGCCGACCCGCAGTCGCTGTTGTCTGGAACGCATGTCGATCCCGCCCGCGTTCATTCGCAATGGCAATTCTATCAGAGCCTTGAGCCGGAGTTCGTGTTGAAGCGGCTGACGGCGTCGCTGGCTCCGCCGGATACAGTACGACTTTCGATCGTCAAGGATCGCATCGTTGCCGAGGGTGAGGCTCCCGACACCTGGATAGATCGGGCGCGCGCAGCGGCCCGACAGCTTTCGGCAGGCGGACCGGAATTCGACATCTCCAAGGTTCGTGATGTGAGCCCCGAAGCACGCGCGGCGGAGCACTGGCAGTATTATGTGTCGCGACTTGAGGCCCAACCGGGCATCATCGTCGCCCAACAAACGGCCAGGGGCGGCCAATTCTACATTTCCGGCCTGAGAGACCCGCTTGGCGCCGACCCGCAGTCGCTGTTGTCTGGAACGCATGTCGATCCCGCCCGCGTTCATTCGCAATGGCAATTCTATCAGAGCCTTGAGCCGGAGTTCGTGTTGAAGCGGCTAACGGCGTCGCTGGCTCCGCCGGATACAGTACGACTTTCGATCGTCAAGGATCGCATCGTTGCCGAGGGTGAGGCTCCCGACACCTGGATAGATCGGGCGCGCGCAGCGGCCCGACAGCTTTCGGCAGGCGGACCGGAATTCGACATCTCCAAGGTTCGTGATGTGAGCCCCGAAGCACGCGCGGCGGAGCACTGGCAGTATTATGTGTCGCGACTTGAGGCCCAGCCGGGCATCATCGTTGCCGAACAAAAGGTGCGCGATGGCCAATTCTACATTTCCGGCCTGAGAGACCCGCTTGGCGCCGACCCGCAGTCGCTGTTGTCTGGAACGCATGTCGATCCCGCCCGCGTTCATTCGCAATGGCAATTCTATCAGAGCCTTGAGCCGGAGTTCGTGTTGAAGCGGCTGACGGCGTCGCTGGCTCCGCCGGATACAGTACGACTTTCGACCGTCAAGGATCGCATCGTTGCCGAGGGTGAGGCTCCCGACACCTGGATAGATCGGGCGCGCGCAGCGGCCCGACAGCTTTCGGCAGGCGGACCGGAATTCGACATCTCCAAGGTTCGTGATGTGAGCCCCGAAGCACGCGCGGCGGAGCACTGGCAGTATTATGTGTCGCGACTTGAGGCCCAGCCGGGCATCATCGTTGCCGAACAAAAGGTGCGCGATGGCCAATTCTACATTTCCGGCCTGAGAGACCCGCTTGGCGCCGACCCGCAGTCGCTGTTGTCTGGAACGCATGTCGATCCCGCCCGCGTTCATTCGCAATGGCAATTCTATCAGAGCCTTGAGCCGGAGTTCGTGTTGAAGCGGCTGACGGCGTCGCTGGCTCCGCCCAAATCTGTTCTGCTTTCGATCGTCCAGGGTCGCATTGTTGCCGAGGGTGAGGCCCCTGCCAACTGGATCAACCGGGCGCGGGCCGCCGCAGAACAACTTTCGGCGGACGGAGTGGTTCTGGATGTCTCGCAGCTGCGTGAGCTGAACCTTGCAGAATTTAATTATTTGAGAGAGGCCATCCAGGCGACCGATATTTTCTTCTATTCCGGCAAAGCTGTGCCGGGACCAGAGCAGATGCCGGTCATCGACAGGTTGGCGGATCAAATAAAGGAATTCGCCCAAAATGCCCGCAAGTCAGGCGTAACAGCGCGGTTCATGTTGACCGGCCATGCGGACGCCACGGGCCGTGAGACGCCCAACGTGTCGATCAGCGCCGCCCGCGCCGAGACAGTTCGTGCGCTTCTCAACAAGCGCGGCGTCGCTCCGGAACTGCTGCTGGTTCGGGGCGCTGGCACCTTTGAGCCGGTGGTGCCTGAAAACAGTCGAACTGGGAGCTCCACCAATCGCCGGGTTTCGATTACGGTAAACCTAGAGTAG